In Gallus gallus isolate bGalGal1 chromosome Z, bGalGal1.mat.broiler.GRCg7b, whole genome shotgun sequence, one DNA window encodes the following:
- the LOC124417496 gene encoding spidroin-1-like, with protein MRRHRGSRGAAAELDPEKQKQEEEEEEKVAARRSPPPGPGRRRGAAAAAAAAAAGSRGAGPGSGRWRRRAERSGHGGVRGPGPGQGAVSHSARRSRGARRGRAGS; from the coding sequence ATGCGCAGGCATAGAGGAAGCCGGGGCGCCGCCGCGGAGCTGGATCCGgagaagcagaagcaggaagaagaggaggaggagaaggtcGCCGCTCGCCGCTCGCCGCCGCCGgggcccggccgccgccgcggtgctgccgccgctgccgccgccgccgctgcggGCTCTCGGGGCGCCGGGCCGGGGAGCGGGAGGTGGAGGCGGAGAGCGGAGCGATCAGGGCACGGAGGTGTCCGGGGGCCAGGTCCAGGGCAGGGCGCCGTCAGCCATTCAGCGCGGCGGAGCCGGGGagcgcggcgggggcgggcggggagctGA
- the NR2F1 gene encoding COUP transcription factor 1 isoform X3: protein MFGYSVQRGRMPPTQPNPGQYALTNGDPLNGHCYLSGYISLLLRAEPYPTSRYGSQCMQPNNIMGIENICELAARLLFSAVEWARNIPFFPDLQITDQVALLRLTWSELFVLNAAQCSMPLHVAPLLAAAGLHASPMSADRVVAFMDHIRIFQEQVEKLKALHVDSAEYSCLKAIVLFTSDACGLSDAAHIESLQEKSQCALEEYVRSQYPNQPSRFGKLLLRLPSLRTVSSSVIEQLFFVRLVGKTPIETLIRDMLLSGSSFNWPYMSIQCS, encoded by the exons ATGTTTGGCTATT CGGTTCAGCGAGGAAGAATGCCGCCCACCCAGCCCAACCCCGGCCAGTACGCCCTGACCAACGGGGACCCCCTGAACGGGCACTGCTATCTCTCGGGATacatctccctgctgctgcgGGCCGAGCCCTACCCCACCTCCCGCTACGGCAGCCAGTGCATGCAGCCCAACAACATCATGGGCATCGAGAACATCTGCGAGCTGGCCGCCCGCCTGCTCTTCAGCGCCGTCGAGTGGGCCCGCAACATCCCCTTCTTCCCCGACCTGCAGATCACCGACCAGGTGGCCCTGCTGCGGCTCACCTGGAGCGAGCTCTTCGTGCTGAACGCGGCGCAGTGCTCCATGCCGCTGCACGTGGCCCCGCTGCTGGCCGCCGCCGGCCTCCACGCCTCCCCCATGTCGGCCGACCGCGTCGTCGCCTTCATGGACCACATCCGCATCTTCCAGGAGCAGGTGGAGAAGCTGAAGGCGCTGCACGTCGACTCGGCCGAGTACAGCTGCCTCAAAGCCATCGTCCTCTTCACCTCAG ACGCCTGCGGGCTGTCGGATGCGGCGCACATCGAGAGCCTGCAGGAGAAATCGCAGTGCGCGCTGGAGGAGTACGTGCGGAGCCAGTACCCCAACCAGCCCAGCCGCTTCggcaagctgctgctgaggctgccCTCCCTGCGCACCGTTTCCTCCTCCGTCATCGAGCAGCTTTTCTTCGTCCGCTTGGTAGGTAAAACCCCCATCGAGACCCTCATCAGGGATATGCTACTGTCGGGGAGCAGCTTCAACTGGCCTTACATGTCCATCCAGTGCTCCTAG
- the NR2F1 gene encoding COUP transcription factor 1 isoform X2, with product MAMVVSSWRDPQEDVAGGTPSGPNPAAQPAREQPPQQQGGSAAPHTPQTPSQPGPPSTPGTAGDKGPGQQGSGQSQQHIECVVCGDKSSGKHYGQFTCEGCKSFFKRSVRRNLTYTCRANRNCPIDQHHRNQCQYCRLKKCLKVGMRREAVQRGRMPPTQPNPGQYALTNGDPLNGHCYLSGYISLLLRAEPYPTSRYGSQCMQPNNIMGIENICELAARLLFSAVEWARNIPFFPDLQITDQVALLRLTWSELFVLNAAQCSMPLHVAPLLAAAGLHASPMSADRVVAFMDHIRIFQEQVEKLKALHVDSAEYSCLKAIVLFTSDACGLSDAAHIESLQEKSQCALEEYVRSQYPNQPSRFGKLLLRLPSLRTVSSSVIEQLFFVRLVGKTPIETLIRDMLLSGSSFNWPYMSIQCS from the exons ATGGCAATGGTAGTTAGCAGCTGGCGAGATCCGCAGGAAGACGTGGCCGGGGGCACCCCGAGCGGCCCCAACCCCGCAGCGCAGCCGGCCCGGGAGCAGCCGCCCCAGCAGCAGGGGGGCTCGGCCGCCCCGCACACCCCGCAGACCCCCAGCCAGCCGGGACCCCCTTCCACGCCGGGGACGGCCGGGGACAAGGGCCCGGGGCAGCAGGGCTCggggcagagccagcagcacatCGAGTGCGTGGTGTGCGGGGACAAGTCCAGCGGCAAGCACTACGGCCAGTTCACCTGCGAGGGCTGCAAAAGTTTCTTCAAGAGGAGCGTCCGTAGGAACTTAACTTACACATGCCGTGCCAACAGGAACTGTCCCATCGACCAGCACCACCGCAACCAGTGCCAGTACTGCCGCCTCAAGAAGTGCCTCAAAGTGGGCATGAGGCGGGAAG CGGTTCAGCGAGGAAGAATGCCGCCCACCCAGCCCAACCCCGGCCAGTACGCCCTGACCAACGGGGACCCCCTGAACGGGCACTGCTATCTCTCGGGATacatctccctgctgctgcgGGCCGAGCCCTACCCCACCTCCCGCTACGGCAGCCAGTGCATGCAGCCCAACAACATCATGGGCATCGAGAACATCTGCGAGCTGGCCGCCCGCCTGCTCTTCAGCGCCGTCGAGTGGGCCCGCAACATCCCCTTCTTCCCCGACCTGCAGATCACCGACCAGGTGGCCCTGCTGCGGCTCACCTGGAGCGAGCTCTTCGTGCTGAACGCGGCGCAGTGCTCCATGCCGCTGCACGTGGCCCCGCTGCTGGCCGCCGCCGGCCTCCACGCCTCCCCCATGTCGGCCGACCGCGTCGTCGCCTTCATGGACCACATCCGCATCTTCCAGGAGCAGGTGGAGAAGCTGAAGGCGCTGCACGTCGACTCGGCCGAGTACAGCTGCCTCAAAGCCATCGTCCTCTTCACCTCAG ACGCCTGCGGGCTGTCGGATGCGGCGCACATCGAGAGCCTGCAGGAGAAATCGCAGTGCGCGCTGGAGGAGTACGTGCGGAGCCAGTACCCCAACCAGCCCAGCCGCTTCggcaagctgctgctgaggctgccCTCCCTGCGCACCGTTTCCTCCTCCGTCATCGAGCAGCTTTTCTTCGTCCGCTTGGTAGGTAAAACCCCCATCGAGACCCTCATCAGGGATATGCTACTGTCGGGGAGCAGCTTCAACTGGCCTTACATGTCCATCCAGTGCTCCTAG